One part of the Vitis riparia cultivar Riparia Gloire de Montpellier isolate 1030 chromosome 6, EGFV_Vit.rip_1.0, whole genome shotgun sequence genome encodes these proteins:
- the LOC117915871 gene encoding 8-hydroxygeraniol oxidoreductase-like encodes MKMHIRSILSSYLTRKPISKSPIFRSLGQNHFFTNSTSRSNQVITCKAAVCWGAGEAVKVEEIQVEPPKSSEVRVKMLYASICHTDILYCSGFPLPLFPRVPGHEGVGMVESVGENVIALKEGDLVIPTYLGECGECENCRSGKTNLCLEHPLTLNGLMLDGTSRMSIRGQRLYHLFSCSTWAEYMLVNANYLVKIDSRIALSEASFLSCGFSTGYGAAWKAAKVEKGSSVAVLGLGAVGLGVLEGARNQGAARIIGIDKNERKPEMGKAFGMTDFINPSKSNKPISELVHELTGGEGVDYSFECTGIQSLINEALQTTKVGKGMLIVIGAGNKVSVDINFLTLLLGRTIKGCIFGGIKVQSDIPLLVNKCINKEIQLDDLLTHEIQLEEIKKAYELLKQPDCVKVLIKI; translated from the exons ATGAAGATGCACATTCGGAGTATCTTATCCTCCTACTTGACCAGGAAGCCAATCAGTAAAAGCCCCATCTTTAGATCTCTTGGCCAAAACCATTTCTTTACCAACAGTACCTCCCGGTCCAATCAAGTCATCACTTGCAAGG CGGCGGTGTGTTGGGGAGCAGGGGAGGCGGTGAAGGTGGAGGAGATACAGGTAGAGCCACCCAAATCGTCTGAAGTTCGGGTTAAGATGCTGTATGCTAGTATCTGCCACACGGACATCTTATATTGCTCAGGATTTCCACTG CCTCTGTTTCCAAGAGTTCCAGGCCATGAAGGTGTTGG CATGGTGGAGAGCGTGGGCGAAAATGTGATAGCCTTGAAGGAGGGAGATCTAGTTATTCCAACCTATTTAGGGGAGTGTGGAGAATGTGAAAATTGTAGGTCGGGAAAGACCAATTTATGCCTCGAACACCCCCTAACTCTTAATGGTTTGATGCTTGATGGCACTTCCAGGATGTCTATTAGGGGCCAAAGGCTCTACCACCTTTTTAGCTGCTCCACATGGGCTGAGTATATGCTTGTGAATGCCAACTACCTTGTCAAGATTGACTCAAGAATAGCTCTGTCAGAAGCTAGCTTCCTCTCATGTGGCTTTTCCACCGGATATGGGGCAGCTTGGAAAGCGGCTAAGGTTGAAAAAGGTTCTAGTGTTGCAGTTCTAGGCCTTGGTGCTGTTGGATTAGGG GTGTTAGAAGGGGCTCGAAACCAAGGGGCGGCTAGAATAATTGGcatagataaaaatgaaagaaagccTGAAATGGGAAAGGCTTTTGGAATGACCGATTTTATAAATCCAAGTAAATCTAATAAACCTATCTCGGAACTAGTTCATGAGTTGACTGGAGGAGAGGGTGTGGATTATAGTTTTGAATGCACTGGAATTCAATCTTTGATTAATGAAGCACTTCAAACCACCAAAGTG GGAAAAGGAATGTTGATAGTAATTGGAGCGGGAAACAAAGTGAGTGTGGATATTAATTTCTTGACCCTCTTGCTTGGAAGAACAATAAAAGGATGCATCTTTGGAGGGATTAAAGTCCAGTCTGACATCCCCTTACTAGTTAACAAATGCATCAATAAG GAAATTCAACTTGATGATCTTTTAACTCATGAAATTCAActggaagaaattaaaaaggCATATGAGCTTTTGAAGCAGCCAGATTGCGTCAAGGTTCTCATCAAGATTTAA
- the LOC117916225 gene encoding THO complex subunit 4A isoform X2, whose translation MSNALDMSLDDLIKNNKRSGGGGNARGRGRGSGPGPARRLPNRGANRITPYSVSKAPETAWQHDMFADQAAAYPAQAGRTSAIETGTKLYISNLDYGVSNEDIKELFSEVGDLKRYSIHYDRSGRSKGTAEVVFSRRGDAVAAVKRYNNVQLDGKPMKIEIVGTNIATPAAVPPVTNGTFGNSNGGLRSAQGRGGSQGRPRGGSGGRGFGRGRGRGRGGRGEKVSAEDLDADLEKYHSEAMQIN comes from the exons ATGTCTAACGCTTTGGACATGTCTCTCGATGATCTCATCAAGAACAATAAACGATCCGGAGGCGGTGGCAACGCCAGAGGCCGTGGCCGCGGCTCTGGACCTGGCCCTGCCCGTCGTCTCCCCAATCGCGGCGCTAATCGAATCACACCCTATTCCGTGAGCAAG GCGCCGGAGACGGCATGGCAGCATGATATGTTTGCAGATCAGGCGGCAGCCTATCCGGCGCAAGCCGGTAGGACTTCGGCCATTGAAACAGGAACGAAGCTTTATATTTCTAACTTGGATTATGGCGTCTCGAATGAGGATATCAAG GAACTTTTTTCAGAGGTTGGTGACCTGAAAAGATATTCAATCCATTATGATCGGAGTGGGAGATCGAAG GGAACGGCAGAGGTTGTCTTCTCCCGACGAGGAGATGCTGTAGCAGCTGTCAAGAGATACAACAATGTTCAGCTTGATGGGAAGCCAATGAAAATAGAAATCGTGGGAACAAATATTGCAACACCTGCTGCTGTGCCTCCTGTTACTAATGGAACTTTTGGAAATTCAAATGGTGGTCTCAGAAG TGCCCAAGGAAGGGGTGGTTCACAGGGACGGCCACGTGGTGGCAGTGGCGGCCGTGGATTTGGAAGGGGGCGTGGACGGGGAAGAGGAGGCCGTGGTGAAAAGGTGTCTGCAGAGGATCTTGATGCTGATTTGGAGAAGTACCACTCTGAAGCAATGCAGATAAACTGA
- the LOC117917071 gene encoding 8-hydroxygeraniol oxidoreductase-like, protein MSVSSRLSPGQSDIPTNVAARPNEVITCKAAVCWGLGEAMKVEEIQVEPPKSSEVRVKMLYASICHTDIFYCSELSLPMFPKVPGHEGVGVVESVGENVTGLKEGDVVIPTYLGECGECENCRSPKTNVCLKHPVTFTGLMPDGTSRMSIRGQRLHHIFSCSTWTEYMVVNANYLVKIDPRIAPSDASFLSCGFSTGYGAAWKDAKVEKGSSVAVLGLGAVGLGVLQGARNQGAARIIGIDKNERRREVGEAFGMTDFINPNESNKSISELVNELTGGQGVDYSFECTGIPSLVNEALQATKVGKGMSMVLGIANVPTVDISLMALLSGKTLKGCFFGGIKVQSDIPVIVDKCINKDIQLDELLTHEVQLEDMNKAFELLKQPDCVKVLIKI, encoded by the exons ATGTCGGTATCGTCCCGCTTGTCTCCTGGGCAGAGCGATATCCCCACCAACGTCGCCGCACGGCCCAATGAAGTCATCACATGCAAGG CGGCGGTGTGTTGGGGGCTGGGGGAGGCGATGAAGGTGGAGGAGATACAGGTAGAGCCACCCAAATCGTCTGAAGTTCGGGTTAAGATGCTGTACGCTAGTATCTGCCACACAGACATCTTCTACTGCTCAGAACTTTCACTG CCTATGTTTCCCAAAGTTCCAGGACATGAAGGTGTTGG GGTGGTGGAGAGTGTAGGAGAAAATGTAACAGGTTTGAAGGAAGGCGATGTAGTAATTCCGACCTACCTAGGGGAGTGCGGCGAATGCGAAAATTGTAGGTCACCGAAGACCAATGTATGCCTTAAGCACCCTGTAACTTTCACTGGTCTGATGCCCGATGGCACTTCCAGAATGTCTATTAGAGGGCAAAGGCTCCACCACATTTTTAGCTGCTCCACATGGACTGAGTACATGGTTGTGAATGCTAACTACCTTGTCAAGATTGATCCAAGGATAGCTCCCTCAGATGCTAGCTTCCTCTCATGTGGCTTCTCCACTGGATATGGGGCAGCTTGGAAGGACGCCAAGGTTGAAAAAGGATCAAGTGTTGCAGTTCTGGGTCTTGGTGCCGTTGGATTAGGG GTGCTACAGGGGGCCCGAAATCAAGGGGCAGCTAGAATAATTGGCATagacaaaaatgaaagaaggcGTGAAGTGGGAGAGGCTTTTGGAATGACTGATTTTATAAATCCCAATGAATCTAACAAGTCTATCTCAGAACTGGTAAATGAGTTGACGGGAGGACAGGGTGTGGATTATAGCTTTGAATGCACTGGAATTCCGTCTTTGGTTAATGAAGCACTTCAAGCCACCAAAGTG GGAAAAGGGATGTCGATGGTACTTGGTATAGCAAATGTCCCGACCGTGGACATCAGTTTAATGGCTCTCTTGTCTGGTAAAACACTAAAAGGATGCTTCTTCGGAGGGATCAAAGTCCAGTCAGACATTCCCGTAATAGTTGACAAATGCATCAATAAG GATATTCAACTTGATGAACTTTTGACTCATGAAGTTCAATTGGAAGACATGAACAAGGCATTTGAGCTTTTGAAGCAGCCAGACTGTGTGAAGGTTCTCATCAAGATTTAA
- the LOC117915859 gene encoding 8-hydroxygeraniol oxidoreductase-like, giving the protein MKMHIRSILSSYLTRKAISKSPIFRSLGQNHFFTSSTSRSNQVITCKAAVCWGVGEAVKVEEIQVEPPKSSEVRVKMLYASICHTDILCCSGFPVPLFPKVPGHEGVGMVESVGENVIALKEGDLVIPTYLGECGECENCRSGKTNLCLEHPLTLNGLMLDGTSRMSIRGQRLYHLFSCSTWAEYMVVNANYLVKIDSRIALSEASFLSCGFSTGYGAAWKAAKVEKGSSVAVLGLGAVGLGVLEGARNQGAARIIGIDKNERKREMGKAFGMTDFINPSKSNKPISELVRELTGGEGVDYSFECSGIQSLINEVLQPTKVGKGMLIVIGAGNNASVDINFLTLLLGRTIKGCVFGGIKVQSDIPLLVNKCINKEIQIDDLLTHEIQLEEIKKAYELLKQPDCIKVLIKI; this is encoded by the exons ATGAAGATGCACATTCGGAGTATCTTATCCTCCTACTTGACCAGGAAGGCAATCAGTAAAAGCCCCATTTTTAGATCTCTTGGCCAAAACCATTTCTTTACCAGCAGTACCTCCCGGTCCAATCAAGTCATCACTTGCAAGG CGGCGGTGTGTTGGGGAGTAGGGGAGGCAGTGAAGGTGGAGGAGATACAGGTAGAGCCACCCAAATCGTCTGAAGTTCGGGTTAAGATGCTGTATGCTAGTATCTGCCACACAGACATCTTATGTTGCTCAGGATTTCCAGTG CCTCTGTTTCCAAAAGTTCCAGGCCATGAAGGTGTTGG CATGGTGGAGAGCGTGGGCGAAAATGTGATAGCCTTGAAGGAGGGAGATCTAGTTATTCCAACCTATTTAGGGGAGTGTGGAGAATGTGAAAATTGTAGGTCGGGAAAGACCAATTTATGCCTCGAACACCCCCTAACTCTTAATGGTTTGATGCTTGATGGCACTTCCAGGATGTCTATTAGGGGCCAAAGGCTCTACCACCTTTTTAGCTGCTCCACATGGGCTGAGTATATGGTTGTGAATGCCAACTACCTTGTCAAGATTGACTCAAGAATAGCTCTGTCAGAAGCTAGCTTCCTCTCATGTGGCTTTTCCACTGGATATGGGGCAGCTTGGAAAGCGGCTAAGGTTGAAAAAGGTTCTAGTGTTGCAGTTCTAGGCCTTGGTGCTGTTGGATTAGGG GTGCTAGAAGGGGCTCGAAACCAAGGGGCGGCTAGAATAATTGGCATagacaaaaatgaaagaaagcgTGAAATGGGAAAGGCTTTTGGAATGACTGATTTTATAAATCCAAGTAAATCTAATAAACCTATCTCGGAATTAGTTCGTGAGTTGACAGGAGGAGAGGGCGTGGATTATAGTTTTGAATGCAGTGGAATTCAATCTTTGATTAATGAAGTACTTCAACCCACCAAAGTG GGAAAAGGAATGTTGATAGTAATTGGAGCAGGAAACAACGCGAGCGTGGATATTAATTTCTTGACCCTCTTGCTTGGAAGAACAATAAAAGGATGCGTCTTTGGAGGGATCAAAGTCCAGTCTGACATCCCCTTACTAGTTAACAAATGCATCAATAAG GAAATTCAAATCGATGATCTTTTAACTCATGAAATTCAAttggaagaaattaaaaaggCATATGAGCTTTTGAAGCAGCCAGATTGCATCAAGGTTCTCATCAAGATTTAA
- the LOC117916225 gene encoding THO complex subunit 4A isoform X1, translating to MSNALDMSLDDLIKNNKRSGGGGNARGRGRGSGPGPARRLPNRGANRITPYSVSKAPETAWQHDMFADQAAAYPAQAGRTSAIETGTKLYISNLDYGVSNEDIKELFSEVGDLKRYSIHYDRSGRSKGTAEVVFSRRGDAVAAVKRYNNVQLDGKPMKIEIVGTNIATPAAVPPVTNGTFGNSNGGLRRTVGSHGLYKKILVAQGRGGSQGRPRGGSGGRGFGRGRGRGRGGRGEKVSAEDLDADLEKYHSEAMQIN from the exons ATGTCTAACGCTTTGGACATGTCTCTCGATGATCTCATCAAGAACAATAAACGATCCGGAGGCGGTGGCAACGCCAGAGGCCGTGGCCGCGGCTCTGGACCTGGCCCTGCCCGTCGTCTCCCCAATCGCGGCGCTAATCGAATCACACCCTATTCCGTGAGCAAG GCGCCGGAGACGGCATGGCAGCATGATATGTTTGCAGATCAGGCGGCAGCCTATCCGGCGCAAGCCGGTAGGACTTCGGCCATTGAAACAGGAACGAAGCTTTATATTTCTAACTTGGATTATGGCGTCTCGAATGAGGATATCAAG GAACTTTTTTCAGAGGTTGGTGACCTGAAAAGATATTCAATCCATTATGATCGGAGTGGGAGATCGAAG GGAACGGCAGAGGTTGTCTTCTCCCGACGAGGAGATGCTGTAGCAGCTGTCAAGAGATACAACAATGTTCAGCTTGATGGGAAGCCAATGAAAATAGAAATCGTGGGAACAAATATTGCAACACCTGCTGCTGTGCCTCCTGTTACTAATGGAACTTTTGGAAATTCAAATGGTGGTCTCAGAAG GACTGTTGGTTCTCATGGACTGTACAAGAAAATATTAGT TGCCCAAGGAAGGGGTGGTTCACAGGGACGGCCACGTGGTGGCAGTGGCGGCCGTGGATTTGGAAGGGGGCGTGGACGGGGAAGAGGAGGCCGTGGTGAAAAGGTGTCTGCAGAGGATCTTGATGCTGATTTGGAGAAGTACCACTCTGAAGCAATGCAGATAAACTGA